A genomic window from Pyxidicoccus trucidator includes:
- a CDS encoding class I SAM-dependent methyltransferase, giving the protein MLPGGNIFQFLKREVLVGEHQVLRRTLKEALVGTCDSVLDIGCGSHSPLQSFSHLIPRTVGIDGHPASIERSRAAGIHREYHQMELMDAGKRFGPKSFDAVVALDVIEHFEKPDGFRLLEMMESLARKRVIIFTPNGFLPQDEWDSNVHQVHRSGWEVYDFELRGYRVTGMSGWKPLRGDYALPRIRPFLLGSRLSILTEPFATRFPRHAFQLLAIRDMEAS; this is encoded by the coding sequence ATGCTCCCTGGCGGCAATATCTTCCAGTTCCTGAAGCGCGAGGTGCTCGTCGGCGAGCACCAGGTCCTCCGCCGTACGCTGAAGGAGGCGCTGGTCGGCACCTGCGACAGCGTGCTGGACATCGGCTGTGGCTCGCACTCGCCACTGCAGAGCTTCTCGCACCTGATTCCGCGCACGGTGGGCATCGACGGCCACCCGGCGAGCATCGAGCGCAGCCGCGCCGCGGGCATCCACCGCGAGTACCACCAGATGGAGCTGATGGACGCGGGCAAGCGCTTCGGCCCGAAGAGCTTCGACGCGGTGGTGGCGCTCGACGTCATCGAGCACTTCGAGAAGCCCGACGGCTTCCGGCTGCTGGAGATGATGGAGTCCCTGGCGCGCAAGCGCGTCATCATCTTCACGCCCAATGGCTTCCTCCCCCAGGACGAGTGGGACAGCAACGTGCACCAGGTGCACCGCTCCGGCTGGGAGGTCTACGACTTCGAGCTGCGCGGCTACCGCGTCACCGGCATGAGCGGGTGGAAGCCGCTGCGCGGCGACTACGCGCTGCCGCGCATCCGCCCGTTCCTGCTGGGCAGCCGCCTGTCCATCCTCACCGAGCCCTTCGCCACGCGCTTCCCGCGCCATGCCTTCCAGCTCCTCGCCATCCGCGACATGGAGGCGTCCTAG
- a CDS encoding glycosyltransferase, which produces MPSAPAWHLLTGEYAPQPGGVGDYSRLVALALARAGQQVHVWAPGDAGTRVEDGVTVHRLPGLYTPLGLPRLSRGLDACPGPRRLLLQYVPHAFGLKAMNVPFCAWFAARRQDERWVFFHEVVYPWSPRAPLRHQVLAGTTRLMVRLVAGAADRVFVSIPAWLEHLPARARRGAGLHPVPSNLPTEAPEAAVQAVRSGLGNGLVLGHFGTYGTSISGLLEPVLVPLLHADPERQALLLGHGSKAFREALAGRHPALAGRLHAAGGLAPEDAAAHLRACDLLLQPYPDGVSARRGSVMGGLGLGLPIITNTGHLTEPLWRELGPVELVEGTAPGPWLDAAERLLAHAGERAALHERATRVYRERFALERTVEALLRPQGGAR; this is translated from the coding sequence ATGCCCTCCGCCCCCGCCTGGCACCTCCTCACGGGTGAGTACGCGCCACAGCCGGGCGGCGTCGGGGACTACTCTCGGCTGGTGGCGCTCGCCCTCGCCCGCGCCGGGCAGCAGGTCCATGTCTGGGCGCCAGGGGACGCCGGCACCCGCGTGGAGGACGGCGTCACCGTGCACCGCCTCCCCGGGCTCTACACGCCCCTGGGCCTGCCCCGGCTGTCGCGCGGACTGGATGCGTGCCCGGGCCCTCGCCGGCTGCTGCTCCAGTACGTGCCGCATGCCTTCGGCCTGAAGGCGATGAACGTCCCCTTCTGCGCGTGGTTCGCCGCGCGCCGACAGGACGAGCGCTGGGTGTTCTTCCACGAGGTGGTGTACCCCTGGAGCCCGCGCGCGCCGCTGCGCCACCAGGTGCTCGCGGGCACCACGCGGTTGATGGTGCGACTGGTGGCCGGCGCCGCGGACCGCGTCTTCGTCTCCATTCCCGCGTGGCTGGAGCACCTGCCCGCCCGGGCCCGCCGTGGCGCGGGCCTGCACCCCGTGCCCAGCAACCTTCCCACCGAGGCGCCCGAGGCCGCCGTCCAGGCGGTTCGCTCGGGGCTGGGCAATGGGTTGGTGCTGGGCCACTTCGGCACGTACGGGACGAGCATCAGCGGCCTGCTGGAGCCAGTGCTCGTGCCGCTGCTGCATGCCGACCCGGAGCGCCAGGCGCTGCTGCTCGGTCACGGCAGCAAGGCGTTCCGCGAGGCGCTGGCCGGCCGCCACCCGGCGCTGGCCGGCCGACTCCATGCCGCGGGTGGGCTGGCTCCCGAGGACGCCGCCGCGCACCTGCGAGCCTGCGACCTGCTGTTGCAGCCCTATCCGGACGGCGTCAGCGCACGGCGAGGCAGTGTCATGGGCGGGCTGGGACTGGGCCTGCCCATCATCACCAACACGGGGCACCTGACCGAGCCGCTGTGGCGAGAGCTGGGCCCGGTGGAGCTGGTGGAGGGCACCGCGCCGGGGCCCTGGCTCGACGCGGCCGAGCGGCTGCTGGCCCACGCCGGGGAGCGCGCCGCACTGCATGAGCGAGCCACCCGCGTCTATCGCGAGCGCTTCGCGCTGGAGCGCACGGTGGAGGCGCTGCTGCGCCCGCAAGGCGGGGCACGGTGA
- a CDS encoding glycosyltransferase family 4 protein has product MDPREEGWPSMDLVGEALLEGLAAHPTEVSAVSVRPPMPQVARRLPRLGLRNAAFNADRLLTRFGLYPGRALLARGRYDAFHVVDHTYSQLVHALPAGRTGVFCHDLDAFRSVLEPQRESRPAWFRLMARAQLAGMERAALVFHSTQAVRSELLARGVVDPSRLVWAPYGVSPEFHPGPDPTDRSEEVLAPLGGRPYLLHVGSAIPRKRLDVLFAVFAALRARHPELRLVQQGGTLGPTQRAQVESLGIGEALLQPTRQERPTLAGLYRRARAVLVTSEAEGFGLPVIEALACGAPVVASDLPVLREVGEDTCAYCPVGEVPSWVEAVDALLTGRQPPPSREARLARASRFTWAAHTRTVLDAYLRLLETGSRS; this is encoded by the coding sequence ATGGACCCGCGTGAAGAGGGCTGGCCCAGCATGGACCTGGTGGGCGAGGCGCTCCTGGAGGGACTGGCCGCGCACCCCACCGAGGTCTCCGCGGTGAGCGTGCGTCCGCCGATGCCCCAGGTGGCGCGCCGGCTGCCGCGCCTGGGCCTTCGCAACGCGGCCTTCAACGCGGACCGCCTCCTCACCCGCTTCGGCCTGTACCCGGGCCGTGCCCTCCTCGCGAGAGGCCGCTACGACGCCTTCCACGTGGTGGACCACACGTACTCGCAGCTCGTCCACGCGCTGCCGGCCGGGCGCACCGGCGTCTTCTGCCATGACCTGGACGCCTTCCGCTCCGTGCTGGAGCCCCAGCGCGAGTCGCGCCCGGCCTGGTTCCGCCTCATGGCCCGCGCCCAGCTCGCGGGGATGGAGCGTGCCGCGCTCGTCTTCCACAGCACCCAGGCGGTGCGCTCGGAGCTGCTCGCGCGCGGCGTGGTGGACCCGTCCCGGCTCGTCTGGGCGCCCTACGGCGTGTCTCCGGAGTTCCACCCCGGGCCGGACCCCACGGACCGCAGTGAGGAGGTGCTCGCTCCCCTGGGCGGCCGGCCCTACCTGCTGCACGTGGGCAGCGCGATTCCGCGCAAGCGGCTGGACGTGCTCTTCGCCGTCTTCGCCGCGCTGCGGGCCCGCCATCCGGAGCTGCGACTGGTGCAGCAGGGCGGCACGTTGGGCCCCACGCAGCGCGCGCAGGTGGAGTCGCTCGGCATTGGCGAGGCGCTGCTCCAGCCGACCCGCCAGGAGCGTCCCACGCTGGCGGGGCTCTACCGCCGCGCCCGCGCCGTGCTGGTGACGAGCGAGGCAGAGGGCTTCGGCCTCCCCGTCATCGAAGCCCTGGCCTGCGGCGCGCCCGTGGTGGCCAGCGACCTGCCCGTGCTGCGCGAGGTGGGCGAGGACACCTGCGCCTACTGTCCCGTGGGCGAGGTGCCCTCCTGGGTGGAGGCCGTGGACGCGCTGCTCACCGGACGCCAGCCGCCCCCGTCGAGAGAGGCACGGCTGGCCCGCGCCTCGCGCTTCACCTGGGCCGCGCACACGCGCACCGTGCTGGACGCGTACCTGCGGCTCCTGGAGACAGGCTCCAGGAGCTGA
- a CDS encoding serine/threonine protein kinase — protein MSNFRKCARCGSAHPAGTTVCPPNTSELVAPGSYSPYGAAEDDATVRRKPDATPASARPLVSGAPAAFVAEEGEWEKSVSRDVMVGKQLGDYVVKRRIGAGGMGIVYEGEHPVIGRKVAIKVLRPDFAEGARARDLASEARAAASIRHRGIIDIFGFGTIPGVGQYLVMEFLDGLPLDEVINQRAPMLEVEVVTVLDDLLGALGAAHAAGVIHRDLKPGNVFVVRDGSGNEYVKVLDFGLAKRSEAPNGSTPQTRASMMVGTPEYMAPEQACGQQVGPPTDLYAVGVIAFEMLTRRLPFEGASPMAIAVHHVRTPPPSPSTYVELHPALEALVMQLLAKTPEERPASAEAVRRELKGILKQLSRDATQLSAPPRVGAASTLSQESVAVPPQRVRTERYGQPGRRTGPPGATRRATPYPSAPLSSGLTHAEAALAMGPTSKDLPAVPSGRGRAVMFGVGGALLLALLVAGASWMSRGGEPVPPTPRTLTAGAVGVTMPLRERPTASESAPEPRAVAMPTHETPPDRMGGMEPGSTGANDVQLAGGQTPTLAATVLAKDSRALRVDEPVRTRRTTRVVGIAGGGRTPAGRTDAAREAQAREPATTAMGTLTLKVKGYVKEVLVDGKSHGRKYQLELPAGLHKLEVRGNAFTLPYSSHVTILAGDQTEQHVVLEPIQ, from the coding sequence CACCACCGTCTGCCCGCCCAACACGTCCGAGCTCGTGGCGCCTGGTTCCTACAGCCCCTACGGCGCTGCCGAAGACGACGCCACCGTCAGGCGCAAGCCGGACGCGACTCCCGCCTCCGCGCGTCCTCTCGTGTCGGGCGCGCCCGCGGCCTTCGTGGCGGAAGAAGGAGAGTGGGAGAAGTCCGTCTCGCGCGATGTGATGGTGGGCAAGCAGCTCGGCGACTACGTCGTGAAGCGCCGCATCGGCGCTGGCGGCATGGGCATCGTCTACGAGGGCGAGCACCCCGTCATCGGCCGCAAGGTGGCCATCAAGGTCCTCCGCCCGGACTTCGCCGAGGGCGCCCGCGCGAGAGACCTGGCCTCGGAGGCGCGCGCGGCGGCGTCCATCCGCCATCGCGGCATCATCGACATCTTCGGCTTCGGCACCATCCCCGGCGTCGGTCAGTACCTGGTGATGGAGTTCCTGGACGGCCTGCCCCTGGACGAGGTCATCAACCAGCGCGCGCCCATGCTGGAGGTGGAGGTCGTCACGGTGCTGGATGACCTGCTCGGCGCGCTGGGCGCCGCGCACGCCGCGGGCGTCATCCACCGAGACCTCAAGCCGGGCAACGTCTTCGTGGTGCGTGACGGCTCCGGCAACGAGTACGTGAAGGTGCTGGACTTCGGCCTCGCCAAGCGCAGCGAGGCGCCCAACGGCAGCACGCCGCAGACGCGCGCCAGCATGATGGTGGGCACCCCCGAATACATGGCGCCGGAGCAGGCCTGCGGTCAGCAGGTGGGCCCGCCCACGGACCTGTATGCGGTGGGCGTCATCGCCTTCGAGATGCTCACGCGGCGGCTGCCCTTCGAGGGCGCGTCACCCATGGCCATCGCCGTGCACCACGTGCGCACGCCGCCGCCGTCGCCCTCCACCTATGTGGAGCTGCACCCCGCGCTGGAAGCGTTGGTGATGCAGCTGCTGGCCAAGACTCCCGAGGAGCGCCCCGCCTCCGCGGAGGCCGTGCGCCGCGAGCTGAAGGGCATCCTCAAGCAGCTCTCCCGCGACGCCACGCAGCTGTCTGCGCCGCCCCGGGTGGGCGCTGCGTCCACCCTCTCCCAGGAGTCCGTCGCCGTCCCGCCGCAGCGCGTGCGCACCGAGCGCTACGGCCAGCCCGGCCGTCGCACCGGACCCCCCGGGGCTACCAGGCGCGCGACCCCCTACCCCTCGGCTCCCCTGTCGTCAGGGCTCACCCACGCGGAAGCTGCGCTGGCCATGGGGCCGACGTCGAAGGACCTGCCGGCCGTGCCCTCGGGCCGCGGGCGCGCGGTGATGTTCGGCGTGGGCGGCGCGCTGCTGCTGGCCCTGCTCGTGGCGGGCGCGTCCTGGATGTCGCGGGGCGGCGAGCCCGTTCCTCCCACGCCAAGGACGCTCACCGCGGGCGCCGTGGGCGTGACGATGCCGCTCCGCGAGCGTCCCACCGCCAGCGAGTCCGCTCCCGAGCCGCGGGCCGTCGCGATGCCGACCCACGAGACGCCACCGGACCGCATGGGCGGCATGGAACCGGGCTCCACCGGAGCCAATGATGTCCAGCTGGCGGGCGGGCAGACGCCCACGCTGGCCGCCACCGTCCTGGCGAAGGACTCGCGGGCCCTGCGCGTGGACGAGCCGGTCCGCACGCGGAGGACGACGCGCGTCGTTGGAATCGCGGGAGGAGGCCGCACCCCGGCGGGCCGCACCGACGCCGCTCGCGAGGCGCAGGCCCGTGAGCCCGCGACAACGGCCATGGGCACGCTGACGCTCAAGGTGAAGGGCTACGTCAAGGAAGTCCTCGTGGACGGCAAGAGCCACGGGCGGAAGTACCAGCTCGAGCTGCCCGCGGGACTCCACAAGCTTGAAGTGCGAGGCAACGCCTTCACGCTGCCGTACAGCAGCCACGTCACCATCCTGGCGGGTGACCAGACCGAGCAGCACGTCGTGCTCGAGCCCATCCAGTGA